A segment of the Sulfurovum indicum genome:
GCACTTACGCTTCTGTTGCCGCTCCGGCAGTAGACAATGATCTTTTTGTTCTTGAATGGTGAGAGTTTGTCCAGATTGCTTTCAAGCTTTTCCAGGGGAATGAGTGTCGCACCTCTGAGGTGTCCGGTTCTGAATTCTTCAGGAGTACGGACATCCAGCAAGGTGACATTTTCATCATTTTCAAGCAGTATCTTTGCCTGCTGAGGGGTGATCGTTTCAAAATTTGCCAGTATCCAGCCTTTGGAGTATGCAAACCAGAAAAGAAGACCGATCATTGCTATATAATAAAGAAGGTTTGTCAAGTTTTTCATTTTATTCTCTTTTTTGACCGTATTTTACCACTTTAGTCTTGTTTCACATAGTTACAATAGTTCTGATCTGTTTTCGAATGAAAAAAGAGTTCAAGTAGTTTAATCATCTTTTGGTTAATATAGAAGCACTATTCTGAGAATACTCTCGTGGCAACACGCGGGAAGAATTAAACTTAGCTAAGGAATTACTATGACTCATGTAATTACGCAACATCCGTACTATGGTGTGTTCATACTGTTTGCACTGACCACCATTGCATTTACTGCAACACTGTTTCTGGCTCGTTTTGTCAGTAGAAAACTCGCCAAACTAGATACTGAAAAGCTCAAGCTGACGATCTATGAGTGTGGACCTGAAGTAACCAAACAACCCAATACTATCTCTGCGCAGTTCTATCTGATTGCGCTTCTGTTCATTCTGTTCGATGTGGAAATCATCTTTATGTTCCCATGGGCGATCGACTTTAAGCTGCTTGGCTGGTTCGGTTTTGCGGAAATGATACTGTTTATTTTACTACTTGCGATTGGTTTCGTATATGCATGGAAGAAAGGAGCACTTGAATGGCACAGCATCAAGTAAATTATGCCAGCTCAGCTGGATTGCCGATAGCATTGACTTCGGTAGACAAACTCGTTAACTGGGGGAGAAGTAACTCTCTTTGGCCTCTGACTTACGGACTCGCATGTTGTGCGATCGAAATGATGGCATCGGGTGCGTCCCGTTATGACTTTGACCGTATGGGTACGATCTTTAGAGCCTCTCCAAGACAGGCTGATGTTATGATCCTTGCAGGAACTCTCTCCAAGAAGCATGCTGAATTCGCCAGACGTCTTTATGACCAGATGACAGAGCCAAAATGGGTCATCTCGATGGGATCATGTGCGAATACCGGTGGTATGTTCAATACTTACGCGACTGTTCAGGGGGTTGACCGTATTGTTCCTGTTGATATTTATCTGCCTGGATGTGCGCCGAGGCCTGAAACACTGCAGTATGCACTGATGATGCTTCAGAAAAAGATCAGACGTGAGTCGGCGGACATGAAGAAGAACACAAAACAGAATTTGAGGTTAGTGTAATGAGAAAGTATACACCAAAAGACAATGTACAGGCAAAGTCCTACTATACGGACAGATACTGGGTAGCACCGCGTGTTCCTAGAGAAGCGGTTGAAGAGGGAAGTCACTTTGCCGAGGTAGTGAAGGCGATGAAGGACTTCAGCAAAGAGTCATATGTTGAAGTAGGGCAGCTTGTTATCCACATTGATGCACAAGAGAATTTTGAAGCGATAAAAACACTTAAAGAAGTTTGCGGATATACACAGTGTTCGGAGCAGAGTGCGGTGGATTATCTTGCTCAGGACGGCGAGTTCGAACTTTTCTACCAGTTCCTCAATGTCAATGAAGCAAAAAGAGTACGTATAGTCTGCCGTATCAAGAAAGGTGAAGCGATCGAGTCGATTGTACCGCTTTTCAATTCAGCAAATTTTGCAGAACGTGAAATGTACGATATGTTTGGAATCAAGGTGAATAACCATCCGTTTCTCAAGCGTATCATTATGCCTGATGACTGGGAAGGACATCCGCTGCTTAAGACCTATCCTCTGCATGGTGATGAGTTCGCATCATGGTATGAGGTTGACAAGATCTTCGGTAAAGAGTATCGTGATATTATCGGACCGGAGAACAGGGACCCTGCGCGGATCGACAGATATGATACGAAGCGCTTCTCCAGAGTCGGTTATGAAGTACCGTTTGGAGAAGATATCTCTCAGGGTGAAAAAGAGAATCCGATTGAATACAGTGAGACACTGCTGGTTGACTACAACAACAAGTCCGGTAAACAACTGGATCAGAGAAAGTAAGGGGAGAGAGTATGCAACAGCCTAATAAATTAACACCATTTTTCGAAAACCTCAATTTTGAGCGTGATGACAATACAATGGTGATCAACTTCGGTCCTCAGCACCCTTCTGCACACGGACAGCTTAGACTGGTACTTGAGCTTGACGGTGAACAGGTCGTGAAAGCTTATCCTGATATAGGTTATCTTCACAGGGGTATCGAGAAGATGGCAGAGAATATGACTTACAATGAGTTCCTGCCGACGACAGACAGACTTGATTATATTGCAGCAACTTCCAACAACTATGCCTATGCATTGGCTGTAGAGAAACTGCTTGGTATTGAAGCACCAAGACGTGCACAGGTGATAAGAACGATGCTGCTTGAGATCAACCGTATTATCTCTCACCTCTTCTTCATCGCAACACATGCGCTTGATGTCGGTGCGATGTCGGTGTTCCTCTATGCTTTCCGTGAACGGGAGTTCGGTATGGAC
Coding sequences within it:
- a CDS encoding NuoB/complex I 20 kDa subunit family protein; amino-acid sequence: MAQHQVNYASSAGLPIALTSVDKLVNWGRSNSLWPLTYGLACCAIEMMASGASRYDFDRMGTIFRASPRQADVMILAGTLSKKHAEFARRLYDQMTEPKWVISMGSCANTGGMFNTYATVQGVDRIVPVDIYLPGCAPRPETLQYALMMLQKKIRRESADMKKNTKQNLRLV
- a CDS encoding NAD(P)H-quinone oxidoreductase subunit 3 encodes the protein MTHVITQHPYYGVFILFALTTIAFTATLFLARFVSRKLAKLDTEKLKLTIYECGPEVTKQPNTISAQFYLIALLFILFDVEIIFMFPWAIDFKLLGWFGFAEMILFILLLAIGFVYAWKKGALEWHSIK
- a CDS encoding NADH-quinone oxidoreductase subunit C, translating into MRKYTPKDNVQAKSYYTDRYWVAPRVPREAVEEGSHFAEVVKAMKDFSKESYVEVGQLVIHIDAQENFEAIKTLKEVCGYTQCSEQSAVDYLAQDGEFELFYQFLNVNEAKRVRIVCRIKKGEAIESIVPLFNSANFAEREMYDMFGIKVNNHPFLKRIIMPDDWEGHPLLKTYPLHGDEFASWYEVDKIFGKEYRDIIGPENRDPARIDRYDTKRFSRVGYEVPFGEDISQGEKENPIEYSETLLVDYNNKSGKQLDQRK
- a CDS encoding rhodanese-like domain-containing protein, which translates into the protein MKNLTNLLYYIAMIGLLFWFAYSKGWILANFETITPQQAKILLENDENVTLLDVRTPEEFRTGHLRGATLIPLEKLESNLDKLSPFKNKKIIVYCRSGNRSVSASRILEKNGFTPLNVKNGIIGLMGAKIELTQ